The proteins below come from a single Aegilops tauschii subsp. strangulata cultivar AL8/78 chromosome 6, Aet v6.0, whole genome shotgun sequence genomic window:
- the LOC109749925 gene encoding zinc finger CCCH domain-containing protein 14 — protein sequence MEGGGRKRGTADGAAVGGKRTRESESFQTGVGSKSKPCTKFFSTSGCPFGEGCHFLHYFPGGHQAVAKMSNLGGQAFAHPQGRMPTGSAVPDGHPTPTVKTKLCNKYNTAEGCKWGDKCHFAHGERELGKQTFINNSMPPHMGPRPTGHFGPPAMPSPGMATPAGFGASSTAKVSVDASLAGAIIGRGGVNTKQISRVTGAKLAIRDHESNEALKNIELEGTFDQINNASAMLRELIFRISGGANAPPPGVILAGGSHRGGGGGGQGSNFKTKLCDNFTKGSCTFGDRCHFAHGENELRKSAAA from the exons ATGGAAGGCGGCGGCCGCAAGAGGGGCACGGCCGATGGCGCCGCCGTCGGAGGCAAGCGCACGCGAG AATCGGAGTCATTTCAAACCGGTGTAGGAAGCAAATCGAAGCCATGCACCAAATTTTTCAG TACCTCTGGTTGCCCCTTTGGCGAGGGTTGCCATTTCCTCCATTACTTCCCCGGTGGCCACCAGGCTGTTGCAAAGATGAGCAACCTGGGTGGCCAAGCATTTGCACACCCCCAAGGAAGAATGCCCACAGGATCTGCTGTTCCAGATGGCCACCCTACACCAACTGTCAAGACTAAATTGTGCAACAAGTATAACACTGCAGAGGGATGCAAATGGGGCGACAAGTGCCACTTTGCACATGGTGAGAGGGAGCTCGGCAAGCAGACGTTCATCAACAACTCCATGCCACCCCATATGGGACCAAGGCCCACCGGTCACTTTGGACCTCCGGCAATGCCCAGCCCTGGCATGGCCACTCCAGCAGGTTTCGGGGCGTCCTCCACAGCCAAGGTCAGTGTCGATGCATCCCTCGCAGGCGCCATCATCGGGCGGGGTGGAGTCAACACAAAGCAGATATCCCGAGTCACCGGGGCCAAGCTGGCCATCCGGGACCACGAATCAAACGAAGCCTTGAAAAACATTGAGCTCGAGGGCACGTTTGATCAGATCAACAACGCCAGCGCCATGCTCAGGGAGTTGATCTTCAGGATCAGCGGCGGCGCCAACGCCCCTCCGCCGGGCGTGATCCTGGCTGGAGGATctcaccgcggcggcggcggcggtgggcaGGGAAGCAACTTCAAGACCAAGCTGTGCGACAACTTCACGAAAGGATCGTGCACGTTTGGCGACAGATGCCACTTTGCCCATGGCGAGAACGAGCTGCGCAAGTCGGCTGCCGCGTGA
- the LOC109749918 gene encoding nicotianamine aminotransferase 1, which translates to MANNGSSSRRGDGDVGATPSRWHFFRPTAGTPLAAAGSMSIRSVLNRLNSSVDASGTRPVVPLGHGDPTSSACFRTAPEAEDAVVDALRSRKHNGYSPTVGVPQARSAIAEYLSRDLPYELSPDDIYLTSGCVQAIEIMISVLAQPGANILLPRPGFPMYESRTTFSELEVRYFDLVPERGWEADLESVKAIADENTVAMLIINPSNPCGSVYSHDHLAQIAETAGELGILIIADEVYDHLAFGSKPFIPMGVFGKTVPVITLGAISKRWLVPGWRLGWIATCDPNGILKETKIDQSIQNYINITSDPATFIQGAVPQIIANTKEEYFNKILDLLRNSADLCYGKIKDIRGITCPHKPEGSMFVMAKLDLSFLDGFSDDIDFCCRLAKEESVIVLPGTALGMKDWVRITFAIDLPSLEDGLERLKSFCERHAKVKA; encoded by the exons CATGAGCATCCGCTCGGTGCTCAACCGTCTCAACTCGTCCGTCGACGCGTCCGGGACGCGCCCCGTCGTGCCGCTCGGCCACGGCGACCCCACCTCCTCCGCCTGCTTCCGGACCGCGCCGGAGGCCGAGGACGCCGTCGTGGACGCGCTCCGCTCCAGGAAGCACAACGGCTACTCCCCCACCGTCGGTGTGCCCCAGGCGCGCAG TGCTATTGCAGAGTACCTGTCTCGAGACCTTCCTTATGAGCTTTCGCCAGATGATATCTACCTCACCTCCGGATGCGTCCAGGCCATCGAGATCATGATCTCTGTTCTTGCCCAGCCCGGGGCTAACATCTTGCTCCCAAGACCCGGGTTTCCGATGTACGAGTCGCGGACCACATTCAGTGAGCTAGAGGTTCGATATTTCGACCTCGTCCCCGAAAGAGGCTGGGAGGCAGACCTCGAGTCTGTGAAGGCTATCGCTGATGAGAACACGGTTGCGATGCTCATCATCAATCCCAGTAACCCTTGTGGGAGTGTCTACTCACATGATCATTTGGCCCAA ATTGCAGAAACCGCAGGAGAACTTGGCATATTGATAATTGCTGATGAGGTATACGACCACTTGGCATTTGGGAGTAAGCCTTTTATACCGATGGGCGTTTTTGGCAAGACGGTCCCAGTCATCACCTTGGGAGCTATATCTAAAAGATGGCTTGTGCCTGGTTGGCGACTTGGATGGATCGCAACGTGTGACCCAAATGGCATCTTAAAGGAAACCAAG ATTGACCAGTCAATTCAAAACTATATTAACATCACAAGTGATCCTGCAACATTCATTCAG GGAGCAGTCCCTCAAATTATAGCTAACACAAAGGAAGAATACTTCAACAAAATTCTTGATTTATTAAGAAACTCGGCAGATTTATGTTACGGTAAAATAAAGGACATCAGGGGCATTACATGTCCGCACAAACCGGAGGGATCAATGTTTGTGATG GCTAAGTTGGACCTCTCTTTCTTGGATGGCTTTTCTGATGATATAGATTTCTGCTGCAGGCTGGCAAAAGAAGAATCTGTAATAGTTTTACCAG GTACTGCACTGGGAATGAAGGATTGGGTTCGGATCACTTTCGCCATTGACCTGCCATCTCTTGAGGATGGCCTGGAAAGGCTGAAATCTTTCTGCGAGAGGCATGCTAAAGTAAAAGCCTAA